One Stratiformator vulcanicus genomic window, GGAAGTTCTTCCCGCCGTGAGGCGTATCAGCGCAAACTTAATTCAAAAATCGGAAGGCTATCGTGATGCGGCGATCGCGGCGGACGACGCAGGTGATCACGCGAAAGCCGCCGCCCAAATTGAACTGGCGGCATTAAGTTGGCCACGGCTCGACGAAGTCGCCGAAATGCATCGCCGTTTGACGACGCGATTTCAACGGCTGCGCGTCGCAGTACCTCGGCTATCGGCTGGTTCGAATCGGCGGTTCGTACTCGATAACGCAGATATTCGCGTCCATCGATTGACCCAGGTCCCCGTCTTCGAGGTCATTCGACTCGAGGGGCAACCGATTTTTCGATCAAAATTGCTCGACAACTGGCTGCCAACCGATTTGGGCCGAAAGGCCGTCTTCAAATTTCGTTCGACGACTGCAGCTTGGTCCGCACATGAGCCCATGACGGCCGGAGAAGCGTGGCAGGCTGTGGCGAAACTGGTCGCCCCTTCGGCACGGGCTGAGGACACGCGATTCGCGGCTGCGGTATCGCTCGTTCGCACTCAAGGAAAACGAGAACTGGAACTGGGATTTACCCGCATCCCGCTTTCGACGGAGGCACTAATGTCTCCACGAAGAGGAACTCGATCAGGCGGACAGCTTTCAAAATCTGCATTCCGTGAGTTCGAGCGATCGAGGCAATCGGCACGGTACGGGCGAGTTCGGATTGAACCCGATAATGCCAGAACTTTTCATGTTGCTGAAGTGACCGAGGCCGCCTTCCCGAGCTTCGCTGACGCAGCTCAGGCATTTGATCGGGACGAGGTTGACGCCATCTCAAACGTCCCGCCGTGGGCTTTGGCTCGTTATCAAGATGACGAGTCTTGCACGGTGTCGAAGTCCGATGTTCCTGATGTCCACTTTCTGCAGTTCAATCCCCGATCGCCGCGCTTAAAAAGCCCGGAGCTTCGCCGTGCGTTAATTTATGCGCTTGATCGTCCGCGAATGGGTCGTGAAATTCTCGGACGCGGTCGCGACTCTAATTCGATTCGAACCGCTGTTGCCCCATACTCTCGATCCAGCATCGCCGCTGACATTCGCATCGAACCGCGTCCCTACGATCGACTCCTCGCGTTATCTTTGTCGTTGTCCGTAAAGTCATCGAGACCTGACGATAAGGTCCGATTAGTCCTCGTTCGTCCGGATGTCGCGCCGATTGTTGAAATCGTCGAGCAAGTCGCCGAGGCGTGGAATTTCTTAGGAGTCGATCTTGAGATCGTCGACGACACGACGTTGCTCGAAATTGACAGCGCGGAATGGGACATCGTTTATCGCTGCCTGCCGATCGTCGACCCCGTTAGTGAACTTTCATCGCTGCTATCGCTCGACCCGCAGGTTCGGCTGAAATCGCTCATGCCGTTATCTGATCGTCTACGGCAGGCGTTGCTGAGACTGGAAAGGGCCTCCGATCCAGATTCGGCACTTCAAGTTGCTAAAGAAGTGCATCAATTAATGTATCACGAAGTCCCGCTCATTCCGTTGTTCGAGACAGACCACTATTGGATTTACTCGAGACGGCTACGCAACAGACCGGAACGTTCTGTCGACTTCTACCAAGACTTAGATCGCTGGGAACTCCGGCCTACATACCCGCAAATTTTCTAACCGTTGAGACAGTTCGTCCTGAACGATTCTGCTATGAGCGTACTGCCTCCTGAATTATCTATTTTCCATGCGGAACGTGTTCTACGGAACCGTTTTCCGAACCTTAATCGCACAGGCAAGAAATGATGAAGAGCCGGGCAGCACTAGTCGCCTGCATTGCGATGATCGGCGCGATTGATAGTCGCGCTGGTGCCGAAGATCTTGATGCGGTTACCGTTCCTTACGAGTTCAAAGCGTACGCTGTTACCGTCTCCATCAATATTGAACCTCAACTTCGTCCGTTCATTGATGACTCGCGTTTGTTGCGAGACTTGAATCAATCGCTGCTGCGGACATTCGGTGGGCATTTTAGAACAAACATAACGATCGGAGCGCCGTCCGAGATCGACGAAAGTTCAAAGTCGGCTGCCGGTGATGACCAAGAACCATCTCAGTCCGATTCAAACGAGGACTCAGACAAAATATATGAAGTCCTCGTTCGCAGTTCTCATCCGTTCGCGGAGATCGCGGTGGAGGAAATCGATGCGGCGACCGGGACAAGGGGCGGAAATATCCGGCGAACAGTCGTGCAAGAAGCCGTTGGCGAAACGATCGTCGAATTAATCGCCGCGACTTTTCGGCCGATCTTTCTCATCGAAGAAGTGAACGAGGACGGCTTCATTTTGTTGAGGCAGCGGGCCGGAACGCTGATGCCGCCCGACCCGGCCGCAATGCCGGCGGGGGTCGGCACGTTCGTGCGACCGTTCTATCGAATGACGACGCGTGATGGCGAATTGCGCGAGATTCGCGAAATTCCTTGGACCTATTTGCAATTGGCGTCGCCCTCCCGCGGCATTCGGAGTGCTTCCCCGATTTCCGCGCTCCGCCGACCGATCGGGCCGCGGCGTCGGGGGAGTGTGACTGCGGTCGCGATTCTTGTGAGACCTTCGCATCCCGAGACGACCTTTAAGATCGTCGAATCGGCTCCGTCCGAATTCGTATTTGCTGGGCGAGAGGTCAATATCGCACCGATTGCTGAGGAGACCGCAACGAGTGGCGACAAGACTGCCGAACCTAATGTTGTTGTTGCGCCAGAATCTGAGCGAGTCTTGATCACGTCCCGCCGGGGGGAAGTCATCATTCCTCAAACCTCTAAGCGACGGCCGGTCTGGGCGACGGTCCGCAGTGGATCGGCTACTTTGGCCAAGGTGCCAATTTTCCCAGGTGGTAAGCAAGTGGCCGTATTGGAACTCCCTTCAGACGAAGTCCGATTAAAATTCGAAGCGGATATTGCGGCCCTTTCTGTCGAATTGACTGACAATGTCGCCCGCCGCGCAGCCTTGTTGACGAAGGCACGACGGGCCGGCCGATCCGATCAATTTCAGCAGGCAGAGCAGTATTTGAACGATGCCGAGCGTTTGCCCGATTCAGCTCAGTTTGCCAGCAGAGCCGAAACATTGGAGGGGTTGGCGGTGCGGGCGGCGAATAAACAAAATAATCGTGTCGCCGTTGCGCGAATTCGTGCAATGACACGTCAGGTCATCGGCGTGATCGACAAATATTTGGGAGAGGATGCCGTTCGCGTTGTTCGCGAAGAAGTTTCGGAATTAAAGCAAACGGCTATCGACGTCCGGCAACCACAAACCCGTCCACCCGACACAATACGGCAAA contains:
- a CDS encoding ABC transporter substrate-binding protein produces the protein MRVQTSLSALANSCVDRLFRDRFKQSLQLGFFSLALLTLSICFPSYARSQEDADSEAQQSELPKFDELELPPTEKLLSNERRDWIVLKSGRVLVAEPVYPRPNTLEELKVAADKVRANPRLRVTDAGREEIRNNSNIAVILPGSGEVAEYLLPVARVEQVLHHEDLMLRRAQALLAEPTRESIREAFELLFVLGRRTPDWPGLTALEEQVLIAEARVMLEDGRPSEALIRAEDLYARNPNAMGLEKLADEIATKILDSAIAANEYRRARYYLARLSSTWEVLPAVRRISANLIQKSEGYRDAAIAADDAGDHAKAAAQIELAALSWPRLDEVAEMHRRLTTRFQRLRVAVPRLSAGSNRRFVLDNADIRVHRLTQVPVFEVIRLEGQPIFRSKLLDNWLPTDLGRKAVFKFRSTTAAWSAHEPMTAGEAWQAVAKLVAPSARAEDTRFAAAVSLVRTQGKRELELGFTRIPLSTEALMSPRRGTRSGGQLSKSAFREFERSRQSARYGRVRIEPDNARTFHVAEVTEAAFPSFADAAQAFDRDEVDAISNVPPWALARYQDDESCTVSKSDVPDVHFLQFNPRSPRLKSPELRRALIYALDRPRMGREILGRGRDSNSIRTAVAPYSRSSIAADIRIEPRPYDRLLALSLSLSVKSSRPDDKVRLVLVRPDVAPIVEIVEQVAEAWNFLGVDLEIVDDTTLLEIDSAEWDIVYRCLPIVDPVSELSSLLSLDPQVRLKSLMPLSDRLRQALLRLERASDPDSALQVAKEVHQLMYHEVPLIPLFETDHYWIYSRRLRNRPERSVDFYQDLDRWELRPTYPQIF